In a single window of the Leopardus geoffroyi isolate Oge1 chromosome D2, O.geoffroyi_Oge1_pat1.0, whole genome shotgun sequence genome:
- the URB2 gene encoding unhealthy ribosome biogenesis protein 2 homolog isoform X1, protein MAAIYSGISFKLKSKTTSWEDKLKLAHFAWISHQCVLPNKEQVLLDWARQSLVAFYKKKLELKEDIVERLWIYIDNILHSRKLQNLLKNGKTINLQISLVKIINERIADFSPLESQRSMCAVLSCCQGILSTPALAVIYTARQELLVALLSQLCWLACRQPEGAKVAQLFEVIHLALGHYLLIQQQQVNPRRAFGEVTGHLLQPCLVLRHLLSGGPWTQAGQGQLRQALSRDVKSQIEAVLRGGAFQPELLSSYKEELLDQQQGDAKIGALKNVLAPTDTVIARLVETGYCEPSLHAAVVANSVALLYKLFLDSYFREGNQLLCFQVLPRLFGCLRIAQLQEEHLAALAASDWTSELLVVEQLLTSVAHSGIYNIAADRIRHGEAQFRFYRRLAELLINHSHASVPAWFRCLKALTSLNHLVLEPDLDDLLASAWIDAEVTDSRTKKAQEALLHTLFQTYAKLRQVPRLFEEVLGVICRPAAEALRQPVLAAGPSRVLCECLLELPPSQILDTWSLVLEKFQSLVLPYLRGDADMALKSLSLSSLLHCIMFNMRSLDGSTPLPVIRRMQRTMERMLRELVKPLLDLLLDPPGPELELWLQKVSDSALLLSYTWAQVDTMLSMNCSQYRSVSGALMDIAVETANLPSLLPGVETHHWKKIEKFVARFDSLSRYCLEQLYLQKMKRTLMQTSFRSEEALCTLRRDAAYILGSGRESLNRGTTASWDGQVGTVSALTYPVAHWHLIVSNLTILISYLCPDDVGSLASVLLRTLPTSKAQEVSAEEEADLTLERISSAVLHSPLFPEMQPLHSAFLMRLSEGCAGILCSGAQGDPSLLSQQLPWLFEKEHTGVALWENRFAKVGPEGVEPKGETAQNLLSLVKSGFPIQLEGEQLESILGLLEVISALQLDSLSTPYHVHYFLLLLSVAVTRLGSSCPSSLTLRFLKTCYRLLGHLQRGKGARSVLKTMYASEIFEIMLTSSFRASSRFSVAADDPSWLEFLQLTGTFLEQLLQMLIQVKLSLVLNFGKIIAFLCKLSTEAPSGKQVENQNPLGQQLLLVSLTKLCQVLGPLVKERRQHHEASEALPELLQKAIVQTGAVLQLCWARGARGQRLPSTFISSVSTLLEADVGQRSRHGAQGSQMTGEMLTSHAAFYQNVYSQLLSGLAALAGDQQSFQAAMRFLTLFFLAPELHPKKDSVFASVFHSVTKVLADPAVSGQIIQDLEPHLGALLTQMLEVGTTEDLRMVMQYVLQGLDVSNVWKGDVKATLSAITLIKLLLSCPLGGEKASLFWCASPQIVTALTLQNREACREQTVPLAVVESILDVLAALLRRGEGTISNPHHVSLAFGILLAVPLDHLKPPEYGSIFLRTHNVLFSILQCHPKVMLKAIPSFLNCFNRLVFSVMHEGRQKDKGSTDGLSVVLECARLVARMYSHIASRAEEFTVFSPFMVAQYVMEVQKVTLYPAVKDLLQEGIYLILDLCIEPDVQFLRVSLQPGVRDIFKELYNDYAKYHKAKHEGERRYAA, encoded by the exons ATGGCTGCTATTTATTCTGGCATTTCCTTTAAGCTCAAAAGCAAGACAACTTCTTGGGAAGATAAACTAAAACTAGCTCATTTTGCTTGGATTTCCCACCAGTGCGTTCTTCCAAATAAAGAGCAA GTATTACTTGATTGGGCAAGACAGTCATTGGTtgcattttataagaaaaaacttGAACTGAAGGAAGACATTGTTGAAAGGCTTTGGATCTATATAGATAATATTCTACACAGCAGAAAACTGCAGAATCTCCTCAAGAATGGAAAGACAATTAACCTTCAGATTTCCCTAGTCAAG ATCATAAACGAGAGGATAGCTGACTTCTCTCCTTTGGAATCCCAAAGAAGTATGTGTGCCGTGCTGAGCTGTTGCCAGGGCATCCTCTCGACACCCGCCCTCGCCGTCATCTACACGGCTAGACAGGAGCTGTTAGTGGCGTTGCTAAGCCAGCTGTGCTGGTTGGCCTGTAGGCAGCCAGAAGGAGCCAAGGTCGCCCAGTTATTCGAAGTCATTCACCTGGCGCTTGGTCACTACCTGTTGATCCAGCAGCAGCAAGTCAACCCACGACGTGCCTTTGGCGAGGTGACTGGGCACTTGCTCCAGCCCTGCCTGGTCCTGAGGCACTTACTCTCGGGGGGCCCGTGGACACAGGCCGGCCAGGGCCAGCTGCGGCAGGCGCTGAGCCGGGATGTGAAGAGTCAGATTGAGGCCGTGCTTCGAGGTGGGGCCTTTCAGCCTGAGTTGCTCTCGTCCTACAAAGAGGAGCTCTTGGACCAGCAGCAAGGTGACGCGAAGATAGGGGCCCTGAAGAATGTTCTCGCTCCTACGGACACTGTGATCGCCAGGCTGGTGGAGACGGGCTACTGTGAACCGTCACTGCATGCTGCCGTGGTAGCCAACTCAGTGGCCTTGCTGTATAAGCTCTTTCTGGACTCTTACTTCAGGGAGGGGAATCAGCTTCTCTGCTTCCAGGTCCTCCCCAGGCTGTTCGGCTGCTTGAGGATCGCACAGCTGCAGGAGGAGCACCTGGCCGCCCTGGCCGCATCGGATTGGACCTCAGAACTGCTGGTTGTGGAACAGCTGCTGACCTCGGTGGCCCACAGCGGTATCTACAACATCGCCGCCGACAGGATCCGGCACGGAGAGGCTCAGTTCCGCTTTTACCGCCGTTTGGCTGAGCTGCTGATAAACCATTCACACGCGTCCGTGCCGGCCTGGTTCCGCTGCCTCAAGGCTTTGACGTCTCTGAACCATCTGGTTTTGGAGCCGGACCTCGACGACCTGTTGGCTTCAGCTTGGATTGACGCAGAAGTGACAGACTCTCGAACGAAAAAAGCACAGGAGGCGCTTCTTCACACCCTCTTCCAGACTTACGCGAAGCTCCGACAAGTGCCACGGCTGTTTGAGGAGGTTTTGGGGGTGATCTGCCGCCCGGCCGCCGAGGCCCTGAGGCAGCCCGTGCTGGCCGCGGGCCCCTCCCGGGTGCTCTGCGAGTGCCTCCTGGAGTTGCCTCCGAGTCAGATCTTGGACACGTGGTCGCTCGTGCTGGAGAAGTTCCAGTCTTTGGTCTTGCCTTATTTGCGGGGCGATGCCGACATGGCCTTGAAGTCGCTGTCCCTGAGCTCACTGCTGCACTGCATCATGTTCAACATGAGGAGCCTGGACGGCAGCACGCCTCTGCCCGTCATCAGGCGGATGCAGCGCACCATGGAGAGGATGCTCCGGGAGCTCGTGAAGCCCCTGCTGGACCTTCTCCTGGACCCCCCGGGCCCGGAGCTTGAGCTCTGGCTGCAGAAGGTCAGTGACTCTGCACTCCTGCTCTCTTACACTTGGGCCCAGGTTGACACCATGCTCAGCATGAACTGCAGCCAGTATCGCTCTGTGTCCGGGGCTCTTATGGACATTGCTGTGGAGACCGCAAACCTCCCCTCGTTGCTCCCCGGTGTAGAAACGCACCACTGGAAGAAGATAGAAAAGTTTGTGGCTCGGTTTGACTCTCTCAGCAGGTATTGCTTAGAACAGCTCTACctgcagaaaatgaaaaggacttTAATGCAAACTAGTTTCCGGTCTGAGGAAGCTCTCTGCACTCTGAGGCGTGATGCTGCCTACATTCTTGGGTCTGGCAGAGAAAGCTTGAATCGGGGGACGACCGCCTCCTGGGATGGCCAGGTGGGGACAGTGAGTGCGCTCACGTACCCTGTAGCTCACTGGCACTTGATCGTGTCGAATCTCACAATTCTAATATCCTATCTTTGCCCGGATGATGTGGGATCCCTGGCCAGTGTGCTGCTGAGAACTTTACCGACGAGCAAAGCCCAGGAGGTCTCAGCAGAAGAAGAGGCAGACCTCACACTTGAAAGAATATCCAGTGCCGTCCTTCACAGCCCTCTCTTTCCGGAAATGCAGCCCCTCCATTCTGCTTTCTTAATGCGCCTGTCCGAAGGCTGTGCGGGCATCCTGTGTTCTGGGGCCCAGGGTGACCCGAGTCTTCTCAGTCAGCAGCTGCCCTGGCTCTTTGAAAAGGAGCACACGGGTGTGGCTCTTTGGGAAAACAGATTTGCAAAAGTTGGACCCGAAGGTGTAGAACCAAAAGGAGAAACTGCCCAAAACTTACTGTCCTTGGTCAAGAGTGGCTTCCCCATTCAGCTGGAGGGAGAACAATTAGAGAGCATCCTGGGATTGTTGGAAGTTATTTCTGCTCTGCAACTGGACAGCCTCTCGACTCCCTATCACGTGCATTACTTTCTTCTGTTACTGTCCGTGGCCGTCACCAGGCTGGGGAGCTCCTGCCCTTCCTCACTGACCCTCAGGTTTTTGAAGACTTGCTACCGGCTTCTTGGCCACctgcagagagggaaaggtgcccGCTCAGTCCTCAAGACCATGTACGCTAGTGAGATTTTCGAGATCATGCTGACCTCCTCGTTCAGAGCCAGTAGTAGATTTTCTGTGGCTGCGGATGACCCCTCCTGGTTGGAATTCCTCCAACTGACAGGGACATTCTTGGAACAGCTACTGCAGATGCTTATCCAGGTGAAGCTCAGCCTGGTGCTCAATTTTGGGAAAATCATTGCATTCCTCTGCAAACTGTCCACCGAAGCACCGTCAGGCAAGCAGGTGGAAAACCAGAATCCTCTGGGCCAGCAGCTCCTTCTGGTGTCTCTAACCAAGTTGTGCCAAGTCCTGGGGCCTTTGGTCAAAGAGCGGAGGCAGCACCATGAGGCCTCAGAAGCGCTGCCTGAGCTGCTGCAGAAGGCCATTGTCCAGACAGGAGCCGTGCTGCAACTGTGCTGGGCACGCGGGGCCCGGGGCCAGCGCCTTCCCTCCACCTTCATCTCGTCGGTCAGCACGCTCTTGGAGGCGGATGTGGGCCAGCGCTCCAGACACGGGGCCCAGGGTTCCCAAATGACTGGCGAGATGCTGACCTCCCATGCCGCCTTCTACCAGAACGTTTACTCTCAACTGCTGTCAGGGTTAGCGGCCCTTGCAGGAGACCAGCAGTCTTTCCAGGCGGCCATGCGGTTTTTAACTCTGTTCTTTTTGGCCCCAGAACTCCATCCCAAGAAGGATTCTGTTTTTGCCTCCGTGTTTCATTCTGTGACGAAAGTTCTGGCGG ATCCTGCAGTTTCGGGTCAGATAATTCAGGATTTGGAGCCTCATTTGGGAGCCTTGTTGACCCAAATGTTAGAAGTTGGGACGACAGAGGACTTGAGGATGGTGATGCAGTATGTTCTCCAAGGATTAGACGTCAGTAACGTGTGGAAGGGAGATGTGAAG gccACTTTGTCAGCCATCACCCTGATCAAGTTGCTCCTGAGCTGCCCACTCGGCGGAGAGAAAGCGAGTCTGTTCTGGTGTGCGAGCCCCCAGATAGTCACGGCTCTGACC CTGCAAAACCGAGAGGCTTGTCGGGAGCAGACTGTGCCCCTGGCGGTGGTGGAGTCCATTTTGGACGTGCTCGCAGCCTTGCTGCGACGGGGGGAGGGGACCATCAGCAACCCGCACCACGTCAGCCTGGCCTTCGGCATCCTGCTCGCCGTGCCCTTGGACCACCTGAAGCCCCCTGAGTATGGGAGCATCTTCCTGAGGACGCACAACGTGCTCTTTTCCATCCTGCAGTGTCACCCGAAg GTAATGCTGAAAGCCATCCCTTCTTTCTTGAACTGTTTTAATAGATTGGTGTTTTCAGTTATGCACGAAGGGAGGCAGAAAGACAAAG GAAGCACAGATGGCCTGTCGGTGGTCCTAGAGTGTGCCCGCCTGGTGGCAAGGATGTACAGCCACATTGCGTCGCGGGCCGAAGAGTTCACGGTGTTCTCCCCCTTTATGGTGGCCCAGTATGTCATGGAGGTGCAGAAG
- the URB2 gene encoding unhealthy ribosome biogenesis protein 2 homolog isoform X2, producing the protein MAAIYSGISFKLKSKTTSWEDKLKLAHFAWISHQCVLPNKEQVLLDWARQSLVAFYKKKLELKEDIVERLWIYIDNILHSRKLQNLLKNGKTINLQISLVKIINERIADFSPLESQRSMCAVLSCCQGILSTPALAVIYTARQELLVALLSQLCWLACRQPEGAKVAQLFEVIHLALGHYLLIQQQQVNPRRAFGEVTGHLLQPCLVLRHLLSGGPWTQAGQGQLRQALSRDVKSQIEAVLRGGAFQPELLSSYKEELLDQQQGDAKIGALKNVLAPTDTVIARLVETGYCEPSLHAAVVANSVALLYKLFLDSYFREGNQLLCFQVLPRLFGCLRIAQLQEEHLAALAASDWTSELLVVEQLLTSVAHSGIYNIAADRIRHGEAQFRFYRRLAELLINHSHASVPAWFRCLKALTSLNHLVLEPDLDDLLASAWIDAEVTDSRTKKAQEALLHTLFQTYAKLRQVPRLFEEVLGVICRPAAEALRQPVLAAGPSRVLCECLLELPPSQILDTWSLVLEKFQSLVLPYLRGDADMALKSLSLSSLLHCIMFNMRSLDGSTPLPVIRRMQRTMERMLRELVKPLLDLLLDPPGPELELWLQKVSDSALLLSYTWAQVDTMLSMNCSQYRSVSGALMDIAVETANLPSLLPGVETHHWKKIEKFVARFDSLSRYCLEQLYLQKMKRTLMQTSFRSEEALCTLRRDAAYILGSGRESLNRGTTASWDGQVGTVSALTYPVAHWHLIVSNLTILISYLCPDDVGSLASVLLRTLPTSKAQEVSAEEEADLTLERISSAVLHSPLFPEMQPLHSAFLMRLSEGCAGILCSGAQGDPSLLSQQLPWLFEKEHTGVALWENRFAKVGPEGVEPKGETAQNLLSLVKSGFPIQLEGEQLESILGLLEVISALQLDSLSTPYHVHYFLLLLSVAVTRLGSSCPSSLTLRFLKTCYRLLGHLQRGKGARSVLKTMYASEIFEIMLTSSFRASSRFSVAADDPSWLEFLQLTGTFLEQLLQMLIQVKLSLVLNFGKIIAFLCKLSTEAPSGKQVENQNPLGQQLLLVSLTKLCQVLGPLVKERRQHHEASEALPELLQKAIVQTGAVLQLCWARGARGQRLPSTFISSVSTLLEADVGQRSRHGAQGSQMTGEMLTSHAAFYQNVYSQLLSGLAALAGDQQSFQAAMRFLTLFFLAPELHPKKDSVFASVFHSVTKVLADPAVSGQIIQDLEPHLGALLTQMLEVGTTEDLRMVMQYVLQGLDVSNVWKGDVKATLSAITLIKLLLSCPLGGEKASLFWCASPQIVTALTLQNREACREQTVPLAVVESILDVLAALLRRGEGTISNPHHVSLAFGILLAVPLDHLKPPEYGSIFLRTHNVLFSILQCHPKEAQMACRWS; encoded by the exons ATGGCTGCTATTTATTCTGGCATTTCCTTTAAGCTCAAAAGCAAGACAACTTCTTGGGAAGATAAACTAAAACTAGCTCATTTTGCTTGGATTTCCCACCAGTGCGTTCTTCCAAATAAAGAGCAA GTATTACTTGATTGGGCAAGACAGTCATTGGTtgcattttataagaaaaaacttGAACTGAAGGAAGACATTGTTGAAAGGCTTTGGATCTATATAGATAATATTCTACACAGCAGAAAACTGCAGAATCTCCTCAAGAATGGAAAGACAATTAACCTTCAGATTTCCCTAGTCAAG ATCATAAACGAGAGGATAGCTGACTTCTCTCCTTTGGAATCCCAAAGAAGTATGTGTGCCGTGCTGAGCTGTTGCCAGGGCATCCTCTCGACACCCGCCCTCGCCGTCATCTACACGGCTAGACAGGAGCTGTTAGTGGCGTTGCTAAGCCAGCTGTGCTGGTTGGCCTGTAGGCAGCCAGAAGGAGCCAAGGTCGCCCAGTTATTCGAAGTCATTCACCTGGCGCTTGGTCACTACCTGTTGATCCAGCAGCAGCAAGTCAACCCACGACGTGCCTTTGGCGAGGTGACTGGGCACTTGCTCCAGCCCTGCCTGGTCCTGAGGCACTTACTCTCGGGGGGCCCGTGGACACAGGCCGGCCAGGGCCAGCTGCGGCAGGCGCTGAGCCGGGATGTGAAGAGTCAGATTGAGGCCGTGCTTCGAGGTGGGGCCTTTCAGCCTGAGTTGCTCTCGTCCTACAAAGAGGAGCTCTTGGACCAGCAGCAAGGTGACGCGAAGATAGGGGCCCTGAAGAATGTTCTCGCTCCTACGGACACTGTGATCGCCAGGCTGGTGGAGACGGGCTACTGTGAACCGTCACTGCATGCTGCCGTGGTAGCCAACTCAGTGGCCTTGCTGTATAAGCTCTTTCTGGACTCTTACTTCAGGGAGGGGAATCAGCTTCTCTGCTTCCAGGTCCTCCCCAGGCTGTTCGGCTGCTTGAGGATCGCACAGCTGCAGGAGGAGCACCTGGCCGCCCTGGCCGCATCGGATTGGACCTCAGAACTGCTGGTTGTGGAACAGCTGCTGACCTCGGTGGCCCACAGCGGTATCTACAACATCGCCGCCGACAGGATCCGGCACGGAGAGGCTCAGTTCCGCTTTTACCGCCGTTTGGCTGAGCTGCTGATAAACCATTCACACGCGTCCGTGCCGGCCTGGTTCCGCTGCCTCAAGGCTTTGACGTCTCTGAACCATCTGGTTTTGGAGCCGGACCTCGACGACCTGTTGGCTTCAGCTTGGATTGACGCAGAAGTGACAGACTCTCGAACGAAAAAAGCACAGGAGGCGCTTCTTCACACCCTCTTCCAGACTTACGCGAAGCTCCGACAAGTGCCACGGCTGTTTGAGGAGGTTTTGGGGGTGATCTGCCGCCCGGCCGCCGAGGCCCTGAGGCAGCCCGTGCTGGCCGCGGGCCCCTCCCGGGTGCTCTGCGAGTGCCTCCTGGAGTTGCCTCCGAGTCAGATCTTGGACACGTGGTCGCTCGTGCTGGAGAAGTTCCAGTCTTTGGTCTTGCCTTATTTGCGGGGCGATGCCGACATGGCCTTGAAGTCGCTGTCCCTGAGCTCACTGCTGCACTGCATCATGTTCAACATGAGGAGCCTGGACGGCAGCACGCCTCTGCCCGTCATCAGGCGGATGCAGCGCACCATGGAGAGGATGCTCCGGGAGCTCGTGAAGCCCCTGCTGGACCTTCTCCTGGACCCCCCGGGCCCGGAGCTTGAGCTCTGGCTGCAGAAGGTCAGTGACTCTGCACTCCTGCTCTCTTACACTTGGGCCCAGGTTGACACCATGCTCAGCATGAACTGCAGCCAGTATCGCTCTGTGTCCGGGGCTCTTATGGACATTGCTGTGGAGACCGCAAACCTCCCCTCGTTGCTCCCCGGTGTAGAAACGCACCACTGGAAGAAGATAGAAAAGTTTGTGGCTCGGTTTGACTCTCTCAGCAGGTATTGCTTAGAACAGCTCTACctgcagaaaatgaaaaggacttTAATGCAAACTAGTTTCCGGTCTGAGGAAGCTCTCTGCACTCTGAGGCGTGATGCTGCCTACATTCTTGGGTCTGGCAGAGAAAGCTTGAATCGGGGGACGACCGCCTCCTGGGATGGCCAGGTGGGGACAGTGAGTGCGCTCACGTACCCTGTAGCTCACTGGCACTTGATCGTGTCGAATCTCACAATTCTAATATCCTATCTTTGCCCGGATGATGTGGGATCCCTGGCCAGTGTGCTGCTGAGAACTTTACCGACGAGCAAAGCCCAGGAGGTCTCAGCAGAAGAAGAGGCAGACCTCACACTTGAAAGAATATCCAGTGCCGTCCTTCACAGCCCTCTCTTTCCGGAAATGCAGCCCCTCCATTCTGCTTTCTTAATGCGCCTGTCCGAAGGCTGTGCGGGCATCCTGTGTTCTGGGGCCCAGGGTGACCCGAGTCTTCTCAGTCAGCAGCTGCCCTGGCTCTTTGAAAAGGAGCACACGGGTGTGGCTCTTTGGGAAAACAGATTTGCAAAAGTTGGACCCGAAGGTGTAGAACCAAAAGGAGAAACTGCCCAAAACTTACTGTCCTTGGTCAAGAGTGGCTTCCCCATTCAGCTGGAGGGAGAACAATTAGAGAGCATCCTGGGATTGTTGGAAGTTATTTCTGCTCTGCAACTGGACAGCCTCTCGACTCCCTATCACGTGCATTACTTTCTTCTGTTACTGTCCGTGGCCGTCACCAGGCTGGGGAGCTCCTGCCCTTCCTCACTGACCCTCAGGTTTTTGAAGACTTGCTACCGGCTTCTTGGCCACctgcagagagggaaaggtgcccGCTCAGTCCTCAAGACCATGTACGCTAGTGAGATTTTCGAGATCATGCTGACCTCCTCGTTCAGAGCCAGTAGTAGATTTTCTGTGGCTGCGGATGACCCCTCCTGGTTGGAATTCCTCCAACTGACAGGGACATTCTTGGAACAGCTACTGCAGATGCTTATCCAGGTGAAGCTCAGCCTGGTGCTCAATTTTGGGAAAATCATTGCATTCCTCTGCAAACTGTCCACCGAAGCACCGTCAGGCAAGCAGGTGGAAAACCAGAATCCTCTGGGCCAGCAGCTCCTTCTGGTGTCTCTAACCAAGTTGTGCCAAGTCCTGGGGCCTTTGGTCAAAGAGCGGAGGCAGCACCATGAGGCCTCAGAAGCGCTGCCTGAGCTGCTGCAGAAGGCCATTGTCCAGACAGGAGCCGTGCTGCAACTGTGCTGGGCACGCGGGGCCCGGGGCCAGCGCCTTCCCTCCACCTTCATCTCGTCGGTCAGCACGCTCTTGGAGGCGGATGTGGGCCAGCGCTCCAGACACGGGGCCCAGGGTTCCCAAATGACTGGCGAGATGCTGACCTCCCATGCCGCCTTCTACCAGAACGTTTACTCTCAACTGCTGTCAGGGTTAGCGGCCCTTGCAGGAGACCAGCAGTCTTTCCAGGCGGCCATGCGGTTTTTAACTCTGTTCTTTTTGGCCCCAGAACTCCATCCCAAGAAGGATTCTGTTTTTGCCTCCGTGTTTCATTCTGTGACGAAAGTTCTGGCGG ATCCTGCAGTTTCGGGTCAGATAATTCAGGATTTGGAGCCTCATTTGGGAGCCTTGTTGACCCAAATGTTAGAAGTTGGGACGACAGAGGACTTGAGGATGGTGATGCAGTATGTTCTCCAAGGATTAGACGTCAGTAACGTGTGGAAGGGAGATGTGAAG gccACTTTGTCAGCCATCACCCTGATCAAGTTGCTCCTGAGCTGCCCACTCGGCGGAGAGAAAGCGAGTCTGTTCTGGTGTGCGAGCCCCCAGATAGTCACGGCTCTGACC CTGCAAAACCGAGAGGCTTGTCGGGAGCAGACTGTGCCCCTGGCGGTGGTGGAGTCCATTTTGGACGTGCTCGCAGCCTTGCTGCGACGGGGGGAGGGGACCATCAGCAACCCGCACCACGTCAGCCTGGCCTTCGGCATCCTGCTCGCCGTGCCCTTGGACCACCTGAAGCCCCCTGAGTATGGGAGCATCTTCCTGAGGACGCACAACGTGCTCTTTTCCATCCTGCAGTGTCACCCGAAg GAAGCACAGATGGCCTGTCGGTGGTCCTAG